The Christiangramia salexigens genome includes the window CAGCAACAAAGAATTGCCCTTGCACGGGCTTTGGCAAAAGAGCCCGAAATTCTCTTACTGGATGAACCCTTTAGTCATATAGATCATTTTAGAAAGAATAATTTGCGTCGCCGGCTATTTTCCTATTTAAAACAAAAGAATATCACCTGTCTAATCGCTACTCACGATAGCACAGATGCACTCTCTTTTGCAGACAGAACCTTTGTAATAAAGAATTCTGTTATTTATGCCGATGGTACTCCACAGGAATTATTTCAGAACCCACCCAATAAATATGTGGCTTCACTTTTTGGCGATGTAAATCATGTAATGCTGAAGTCTTTTCGGAAAAATGAAAAGTCAAGAAAAAGGTTCGTTTTATATCCGCATGAGATTAGCGTTGTTGAGGACTCAGAGATCAAAGGACAGGTAAAAAACTGTTTTTTTAAAGGGGAGAAATTCCTGCTGGAAGTAGACCTGAAGGGAGAATCGGTTTTGGTAGATCATTCTAAACCATTAGAAGTAGGCTCTCATGTAGGTCTTTGGATATCTGAAGAACTTATTGAAAAAAGGCTTAAATAATAGCGGTTATTTTATAAGATTCACCGTTAATAGTAAAATTATCTCCTGTACTCTTTCCAATTAATTCCCTAGCAACAGGAGTCTGATAGCCAACTGCATAAAAATTTTCATCTTCATAGTTTAAAACCCCGGCCGGGATAGCGATGAAATAATTTGGGCCAGTGGTATTGATCACGCTGCCAAATTGCACTTTAGAATGCACGGAATTGGCTTCGATATGGTTCAGTGTTTTTTTTAGTTTTCCATATTGTTCGATCTGTCCCGATAGCTTTTCAAATTCAAGATGAAGCATGGCTCTGTCGGTTTCATATTTATCACCCATAGAACATTTGGTCTCAAGCTTCAAAGCTTCTTTTAGGTCGTTAATATTTGCATGCAGAATCTTGATCCGGTCATCTACATATGATGTGGCCAGATTCAGAAGTCCGGGTTTAATACTTTTCATCTCCATTATTCTAAAATGAATTTGCCATAATTAGACATTTGTCTAACAATCCAGCTCTTTCGCTGTTGAATATACCCTGAAGCCGGGTTAGCCCGGTATTGTCTGGGATTTGGAAGAATAGCCGCAATTGCCGCAGCCTCATATGCCGTTAAATCTTTAGCCTCCTTCTTGAACCAGAATTGGGCCGCTGCCTCTGCGCCATACACACCTTTCCCCATTTCGATGCTATTCAAATAAACTTCGAGAATGCGTTCCTTGCTCCAAATGGTTTCGATAAGGAATGTAAAATAAGCTTCCATGCCTTTTCTAAACCAGCTCCGCTCAGGCCATAAAAACACATTTTTCGCGGTTTGCTGTGAGATCGTAGAGGCGCCACGGACTCTTTTCCCCTTTTTATTATTTTCTATCGCCTTTTCTATCGCATCAAAATCAAAGCCTTTATGGTTAACAAAGTTCTGATCCTCACTGGAAATCACAGCAAGCTGAAGATGTCTTGAAATTTCATCCATAGGCACCCAGTCATGCTTTATCTGTTCATCAGGATTCTCAAAATATCTTATCAGCATTAGGGGTGTACCGGGTACTGGAACCCATTTATAGACCAATACAATCCCTATGCTAAACATAAAAAGGAAAAATATGAACTTAAAAATGTACTTAAAAAATCTTTTTATCATGATTCTAGAGCAAGATCTGCAATTTCTTTACCTACGAGACTTCCTATGGCAACACCCATTCCACCAAGCCTCACACCGCAATATACGTTGGTATCTAATTTTTTTACTATGGGTTTCTTTAGCTCTCCCACTCCCATTATTCCACTCCATGACTGCTCAATTTCGAAATTTGTATGAGGAAGGATACAGCTTTTTAAGAGTTCATAAAGTTTATTCTGAATGAGATCGGTTAAACCCGTTTCGTCGGTTTCTTCAGTTTTAAAATCGAGATTCCTGCCGCCGCCAAAGAGAATACGATCACCTATATTTCTGAAATAATAAAATCCTTTATCCAGATGAAAGGTACCTTTTATTTCTAGGTTTTTGATGGGTTTGGTAATTAGTACCTGTGCTCTCGCTGGTTTTACCTCACTTATTCCTAGCCTTGAAGCAAATCCATTAGTCGCGATGACCAGTTTTTTCGCTGAAATCTCAAATTTATTAGTTGTTACATTTACCCCATCGATATTAGAGGTATATGACTCAACCTCTACTCCATTTAAGATCCGAATATCCCTAGCTATGGCTTTTTTCACCAAAGCACTCATCATTTTACCGGTATCGATCTGAGCTTCAAATTTATTGAAGATCAGGTTAGTCTGTACTTTTTCAAATCCCGGTTCATTTTTTACTATAGAAAAAACATTTTCACCAAATAAGGGAGCAAGTAGTTCGTTAATAGTCGGTAGTTTTTGAATACATTCATTATAAAGATCCTCATCTTGTAATGTGAATAATTCATAACCTCCGTAGCAACGGTAATCAATAGTCTCATCGCCAAGATTATTCCTCAGTAGCTGAAGTCCGTTAAGACGTCTTTTAATAAGGTTCAGAACTTCTTCGCTTGTATGTGTGTTGAGATCATCCAGGATCTCTGAGAGGCTTCCAAAACAAGCGAATCCGGCATTTTTGGTGCTCGCCCCTTCCGGCAACATTCCCTTTTCTAAAACAAGCACTTTGCAATTGGGTTGTTTTTCCTTTAACCTTAAGGCGGTATTCAAACCGGTAATTCCACTGCCAATAATTACATAATCGATATTAGAAAACCAGGAATCGGTTTCCCAAAAAGAAAAATTCATAGGTTGTATTTTGTATGCTGAAAGTACAAAATAAAGCATAAAAAAACCCCGGTTAATACCGGGGCTTTTATTATGCCTCTTCCAGAGGTTTCATCTTGAAATCCTCCATGAATTTCGTTGTGTAATTACCTTCTATATAATCCGGATGATCCATCAATTGTCTGTGGAACGGGATTGTGGTCTTAATTCCTTCAATCACGAACTCATCCAAAGCACGCTTCATTTTATTGATAGCTTCTTCTCTGGTTTGAGCAGTTGTTATCAATTTTGCGATCATTGAATCATAGTTTGGTGGAATTGTATAGCCACTATACACATGTGTATCTATACGTATTCCGTGACCTCCCGGTGCATGAAGATTAGTGATCTTCCCTGGTGATGGTCTAAAGTTATGATAAGGATCTTCAGCATTAATCCTGCACTCAATAGAGTGAAGTTGTGGAATATAGTTCTTTCCAGAGATCGGCACTCCTGAAGCGACAAGGATCTGCTCACGAATCAGGTCATAATCTATTACCTGCTCGGTAATAGGATGCTCCACCTGAATACGCGTATTCATTTCCATGAAGTAGAAGTTGCGGTGTTTATCTACAAGGAATTCCACTGTACCTGCACCTTCATATTTAATATACTCTGCCGCTTTTACAGCTGCATCACCCATTTTTTTCCGAAGTGATTCGGTCATAAATGGAGATGGCGTTTCTTCGGTTAATTTTTGGTGACGACGTTGTACTGAACAATCCCTTTCAGATAAGTGACAGGCTTTACCGCTACTGTCTCCTACAACCTGGATCTCAATATGGCGTGGCTCTTCAATGAGCTTCTCCATATACATTCCGTCGTTTCCAAAAGAAGCATCTGCCTCTTTTCTTGCAGATTCCCAGGCAGCTTCAAGATTTTCCTCTTTCCATACTGCACGCATTCCTTTACCTCCACCACCGGCGGTAGCTTTCAGCATTACAGGAAAACCTATTTCTTTTGCAAGAGAAAGACATTCTTTATAATCCTTCAGGATACCTTCAGATCCTGGAACACAAGGAACTCCTGCAGCTCTCATAGTAGCTTTTGCAGTAGCCTTATCCCCCATTTTGTTGATCATTTCCGGAGAGGCACCGATAAATTTAATATCGTGCTCCTCACAGATCTTGGAAAACTTGGCGTTCTCAGACAAGAATCCATATCCCGGGTGAATTGCATCTGCATTAGTGATCTCTGCAGCGGCAATAATGTTCGAAATTTTTAAGTAAGAAAGGTTACTAGGAGCCGGTCCAATACAAACCGCCTCGTCAGCAAATCTTACATGAAGGCTCTCCGCATCTGCAGTAGAATATACTGCAACTGTTTTGATACCCATTTCCTTACAGGTACGGATAACGCGCAATGCGATCTCCCCTCTGTTGGCAATCAATATTTTTTTAAACATACCTATTTGCTTTTTAATTCTGAAGGTCCATAATGGTCCTTACAGTTACTACAATGGGCAGTAAATTAAGATGGATCTACTAAAAATAATGGCTGGTCAAATTCTACCGGAGAAGAATCATCTACCAATACTTTCACGACTTTTCCTGAAACTTCGCTTTCAATTTCATTGAAAAGCTTCATCGCCTCAATGATACAAAGTACGTCTCCTTCTTTGATAGAATCTCCAACTTCTACGAAGGTAGGTTTATCTGGAGATGGCTTTCTATAGAAAGTTCCAATGATAGGTGACTTAACAGTGATATACTTAGAATCATCTGCTGCAGACTCTGACTCTTTTTGAGCCGATCCGCTATCCTGCTGTTGTGGAGCCTTAGCCTGTGGTTGAGGCTGCGGAGCTTGCATTTGCTGTTGTGGCATTTGCTGTCCTCCTACAGGAACCTGTTGTACTATGGTCGTTTCTTTTTCGTCTGAACCTGTTTTGATCGTGATCTTCACGTCACCGGTTTCAAGTTTCACCTCGCTGGCGCCCGATTTGGCCACGAACTTTATCAGATTCTGAATTTCCTTTAAATCCATAATATTGGTGTTGGGTTTTTATGAGTTATAGGCCCACTTAAGGTAAGCAGCTCCCCATGTGAAGCCACCTCCAAATGAGGCAAATATTAAATTATCTCCTTTTTTGAAATCCTTTTCGTAATCGCTTAATAATAAGGGTAAAGTCGCAGATGTGGTATTACCATATCTGGCAATATTCATCAAAACTTTCTTCTCATCATTAAGGTTCATTCTGTTTGCCGTAGCATCAATAATACGCTTATTAGCCTGATGTGCTACCAGCCAGTCTACATCCTTATTAGAAAGATCATTGCGTTTCATAATCTGCTCACTTACATCTGCCATATTTGAAACAGCAAATTTAAAAACAGTCTTACCATCCTGTCTTACATAGTGCAAATCATTTGCAACTGTATCTGCAGAAGGTGGCATAAGAGAACCACCTGCTTCGATCCTAAGAGAGTTTCGTCCAATAGAATCACAGCGTAAAAGTTCATCCTGTAACCCTAATCCTTCATCATTTGGTTCCATTAGAACTGCTCCGGCACCATCACCAAAGATGATACAGGTTGTTCTATCTGTATAATCGATAATAGAAGACATCTTATCTGCTCCTATCACAAGAACTTTTTTATATCTGCCAGATTCGATATATGCTGCACCTGTAGACATTCCATAAAGAAAACTTGAGCATGCAGCCTGTAGATCATAGGCGAAGGCATTTACTGCACCAATTTCACTTGCTACATGTACTGCAGTCGCTGCCACCGGCATATCCGGGGTTACGGTTCCTAAAATAATTAAATCGATATCTTTTGGATCCAGGTTGCGTTTTCTAAGAAGTTCTTTTGCGGCCTGGACAGCTAAAAATGAAGTTCCTTTTGCAGGGTCTTTTAGAATTCTTCGTTCCTTAATACCTGTACGGGTGGTGATCCATTCATCTGTAGTATCCACCATTTTTTCCAACATATCGTTGGTCAACACATCGTCGGGTACGTAGGCACCCACAGCCGTAATTGCTGCTGTGATTTTACTCATAAAATTGGATTTAATTCACCAGTATCCGGCCTATAAACGATTTCTACATTCATAGTAAAGTACTAAAATTAATTCTAACCGGCGTGCAAATTAAGGTCTTTTTAGGACTTAATCAACTAAAAACAAAAAACTCCCACTATGTGAGAGTTCTAATATTGTATTGAAGCTCCAAGACTTGATTAAGCCTCTACTTCTTCAGTATTATCAATTAATACCTGACCACGGTAATACAACTTACCTTCATGCCAGTGAGCTCTGTGATATAGGTGTGCTTCACCTGTTACAGAATCTACAGCCACTTTTGGAGCTGAAGCTTTATAGTGTGTTCTTCTTTTATCTCTTCTGGTTTTAGAGATTTTTCTCTTTGGATGTGCCATGGCTTCCTGTTAATTATTCGTTTAGTAAATTTTTTAATTTATCCCAGCGAGGATCAATATCATCCTCATTTTTCTTTTTCTGATTTTTCAAACTAAGCTCTTCCAGCTTATCGAGTACTTCAGATTCTAAAGTTCCGTCTTCCACTCCCGGATGAATCCTTTTTAAAGGCACCGAAAGTACTACTAATTCGTAAATATACTGCTGTATATTTACCTCATATTCACCATGCGGTAAAATGAGTAGATCTTCATCTTCGTTATTGAATTCATCACCAAATTTGATCACCAGAAATAACTCACTATCTATTGGCTGATCATAAGGCTCATTTGTAAGATCACAATTTACATTGACTGAACCCGCTGCCTTAAAAGTCAACTCCATCATGGTAGACTTCTTTTCGAACAACAGATCGATCTTTACATCTGCGCTGTTGAATTCATCGTACTCAAAATGTGCAAAGAACTTGTTATCTAGCTCATACTCAAACTGGTGTTTCCCAAGCTTTAATCCCTTAAAAGGAATTGTAAACTCTGCTAAATTCCTCATTACATCATCAGTTTTGAGTGCCCTACGTTTCCGTTAAGGCGGGTGCAAAGATATAAAAATTAATCAATTATGGTATTCTTATAAACAAATTTTTGTTTATATCTTTTTTCCTTGTTTCTTCAATGGATTCGCCGTTAGATCCTTGTATTCTTCTCTGGCTTTATGGATCTCAATTGCCTTAAAAACAGCTTCTTTAAACGAATTGATATTCGCTTCATTTTTTCCTGCTATTTCAAAGGCAGTTCCATGGTCTGGTGAAGTTCTCACTTTGCTTAAACCGGCAGTGAAATTCACCCCCTGCCCAAAAGATAATGTCTTGAAAGGAATAAGACCCTGATCGTGATAAGATGCGACTACTGCATCAAAATTTTTGTAGTTCTTGGAACCAAAGAAACTATCAGCCGAATAAGGACCAAAAACCAAATCTCCGTTATCCCTTAGTTTTTGAATTGTTGGTTTGAGGGTTTCTTCATCCTCCTTACCAATTATTCCGTTATCGCCACTATGAGGATTTATCCCCAGGACGGCAATTTTTGGTTTCCGAACCCTGAAATCCTGCTTTAAGGTTTGCTGGATGATATTGATCTTTTTCTCAATAAGTTCCGTAGTGATCACCGTTGCGATATCTTTTAGAGCCACATGATCTGTAAGCAAGCCTACCTTTAAGGTATCTGTGATCATAAACATCAAACTTTCTCCTTCAAGTTCCCGGGCTAAATAATCTGTATGTCCCGGAAAATTGAATTTATCAGATTGAATGGTGTGCTTATTTATAGGTGCGGTAACCAGAACATCTATTTCATCCTTCTTAAGCGCATTGGTTGCAGCTTCGAGTGATCTAAATGCATAATTCCCAATTTCCGTATCCTCTTCTCCAAAATTGATATTTACGTTCTCCTTCCAGACGTTCATCACATTTACCTTCCCGTCTATGGCTTTAGAGGGATCGTCTATTCCCTGAAAATGAATTCCAAGCTTATAGTGTTTTTTTAAAAAGTTGATGATCTTGGAAGATGCAAAGATGATCGGGGTACAAAAATCCAGCATTCTCGGATCGTCAAAGGTTTTAAGCACGATTTCACTTCCAATTCCATTTAGATCGCCTATGCTAATTCCCAATTTGATCATTTCGGTGTGTTTCATAAAGTTTCCCGATATAATATTTTAATTTTACACACAAATGTAACCATTATTATAGAAAACCATGTTCACGGGAATAGTAGAAGAATTAGGAAAAATCACCAATCTAGAAAGAACCGGAAACAATCTGGATATCAGCATTAAAGCAGGTATGACTTCTGAGTTAAAGATAGATCAGAGCGTAGCCCATAACGGTGTATGCCTTACCGTGGTTTCTATAAATGATGATGAATATAAGGTCACAGCGGTTAAAGAAACCCTGGATAAAACCAATATCGGGGATCTACAACCCGGGGACGAAGTGAATCTGGAACGGGGCATGAAACTGGGTGATCGTCTGGACGGTCATATTGTACAAGGGCATGTAGATCAGACCGCTACCTGCAAAAGCGTAATTGAACAAGATGGAAGTTGGGAATTCAAATTTGAATATGATCCCGGACTAGGAAACCTTACTATAGAAAAAGGTTCTATTACTGTTAATGGTGTTAGTCTTACTGTTGTAAATTCCCATAAAAATGATTTCAGCGTAGCTATTATTCCATATACCTACGAGCATACCACATTCAAAAATTTAAAAGCCGGGGATATAGTTAACCTGGAATTTGATGTTATTGGAAAGTATGTAAAGAGAATAAGTGAATTTTCCTAAGAAAACTCTGTGCTTCTTAGTTTATAACAGCCGTACATAACGCCTACTGCCATTAAAATATAAACATAGTCATCTATAGGTAGACATAAACCCGGTGGAGGTGGTGTACCTGTACCTCCAGAACCATCGTCGCATGGCGGGCCTTCGTGACTTTTAACCGTATCACCAAGTTTAGGTTCAGGTAGATCCTGAGCTTGTGAAGCCAGGCTTACACCTAAAACCATTATTACTACGCTTAATATATATCTAAGCTTTCCCATTCCAATTCAGATGACCTTGTCATCAAGGTAACAAGATCACTTATCTTTAAGCTAATTTTTGTTTACGAAAGTAAGAAATTTCACCAACCAATTATTTTCAATCTTATAAATCCTACTTTATAACTACGAAAAAAAAACTTTGTTGGTTTTAATCTGTTAACAGATTCGGAATAATCACAAGATTCCTAAAACAATTTTTTAATACTCAAAGTTATCGAAATTGAGGATTCAAAACACAAATGTTGCTTAATTAATTATTTATCAGTTAAATATAAATTTACGGCAGATTTTAGCAAATTAAAAAAGTTTAAATTTCTATAAAAATAAAAAGGCCGTTCAAAAGATGAACGGCCTTTTTCCTGTGGTCCCACCTGGGCTCGAACCAGGGACCACCTGATTATGAGTCAGGTGCTCTAACCAACTGAGCTATGGGACCAGATACTTATTCGTATCGCGAGCGCAAATTTAGATAATTGCATCTTATGCACCAAACAAATTATTTCAATTATTTATCCTGACACAGTTCTATTAATACTCCATTAGCATCTTTTGGATGCATAAAGGCGACAAGCTTATTATCTGCACCTGTCTTGGGCTGATCATTTAGCAACCTAAAACCCTCATCTTTAAGACGTTCAATTTCTGCTTGAATATCATCCACATAAAAAGCCATATGATGTATACCTTCTCCCCGTTTCTCAATAAATTTTGCAATTGGACTATCGGGATTGGTAGCAGCGAGCAATTCTATCTTGCTTTCTCCTACTTTGAAGAATGAGGTAGATACTCCTTCACTCTCCACAGTTTCGGTTTTATAATGCTCAGCCCCCATAACTGCATTGTAGGTTTTATTAGCCGCTTCAAGATCTTTCACTGCAATTCCTATATGTTCTATCCTTTTCATAAACTCTATTAATAATTAAATTTATTCCTGATAATCACCCTTAAGCAAGGCGTATATTTTACAAATATCAGGATTTTAAGCATTTCAATTCAAATACGATTGGAATTCCTGAAATCACAGTTAAAAATTTTACTTTTGTAGCATGGAAACAAACAGACAAAAAAAGATAGGTGGATTATTGCAGAAGGACCTTGCCGATATTTTACAGAACTCTCTGAGAAAAAGCGGAAGAACAGGGATTTTGATTTCGGTTTCCAAGGTAAGGGTCACAACCGATCTTTCCATCGCTAAGGCTTATGTAAGTATTTTCCCTTCTAAACATCAGGATGAAGTTATAGAAGAGATCAACGAAAATAAGTCTCAGATAAAACATGAGGTTGCTCAGCGTACCAAGCATCAATTGCGTAAAATGCCAGATCTTAATTTCTATATAGACGATTCACTGGAATATATAGACGGGATCGAGAAATCTATTAAAGGAAAAGAAGATCCAATCTCTAACCCTGATCTTCTGGACAAGAGGAAAAAGTCATAATTTGAATTTTCCACTCTACATCGCCAGGCGTTATTTGTTCACAAAAAGCAAAAGCAATGCGATCAATATCATAACGATAATCGCGGCGATAGGAGTATTTGCAGGGGCATTCTCTTTATTCATAGTACTTAGTGGATTCTCTGGCCTAAGGGATTTCAGCCTTTCCTTTTCGAATGAATTCGATCCAGATCTAAAAGCTTTTCCAAAACAGGGGAAAATTCTGAACATTTCTGAAGAACAGGTCAATAAGCTTGACCAGATCAAAGGAATTCAGAATTACAGCAAGATCATAGAGGAGCGGGTTTTTCTGGATTATAAATCTAAAAATCATACTGCCTTCATTAAGGGCGTGGATGAAAATTACCAACGTGTAAATAATATAGACAGTGCCGTAGTATTCGGAACCTGGTTAACCAAAAGTGAACCTCAGGTAGTTCTGGGCAATGGTATTTCAAGATTACTGGATGTTGGGCTGTATAATTATCAAAATCTTTTAAAGATCATGGTGCCTAAGCCCGGTAAAGGGCAGATCACTATGACTAACCTTCAAAGTGCCTTTAGCACGCGCCAGGTGATCGTAAGCGGGATTTATAGCGTGAATGAAGAACTGGACGATAAATATATTTTTTCTAACATAGGCTTTGCGAGAGACCTTTTAAGTTTAAAAGACACGGAGTATTCGGCGATAGAATTCAAACTGAAACCGGAAGCTTCAGCCGAGGAAATTTCAGAAGAGATCAGATCTATTTTTGGAACAGAGGTCTCTATAAAAACTCGTGCAGAACTGAACGATGCATTGAACAAGATGCTGAATTCAGAAAATCTTTTTGTTTATCTTATTTTCACACTGGTACTTACCATTGCCTTGTTCAATGTAGTCGGCTCTATTATAGTTATGATACTGGATAAGAGAGAAAATATTAAAACGCTCTATAATCTGGGCGCCACCCCAAATCAGATAAAAAATATATTCTTTCTGCAGGGCATGTTGATGACCTGCCTGGGAGGATTAATTGGATTAATTGTGGCAATTGTGCTGATCGTACTTCAGATGAACTTTAATCTGGTCATGATCACGCCTAATCTGCCTTACCCGGTACAGATGAAATTTCAGAACATAGTCATCGTACTGGTAACGATCTTCACTTTAGGATTTATCGCCTCTTATATTGCTGCGGGCAGAAGTAAAAAAGCTCTTGCTTAGGCAAATTCGTAACCTGCAAATTCTTTTTCAACCTCATCAAAAGCATCAAAAACATCCGTTGCATCGTCACTGGTCACCATCTTCATTCGGTATTCTTTAAAATGAGGAATGCCTTTAAAATAGTTGGTATAATGGCGGCGCGTTTCAAATACGCCTAATTTCTCACCTTTCCAGTCTATCGCCATTTGAAGATGTCTTCTTGCAGCCTCCACTCTTTCTTCCAGAGTTGGTGGCGCCATATGTTTCCCGGTCTCGAAAAAATGCTTTACTTCTCTAAAAAACCATGGATAACCAATGCTTGCACGGCCTATCATCGCACCGTCAAGCCCGTATTTATCACGCATTTCCATCGCCCGTTCCGGAGAGTCAACATCACCGTTCCCAAAAACTGGAATATGCATTCTGGGATTATTTTTCACCTCAGCAATCGGTGCCCAGTCTGCTTCTCCTTTATACATTTGAGCTCTGGTTCTGCCATGTACAGAGATAGCCTGGCAACCTACATCCTGAAGCCTTTCCGCTACCTCCAGGATCTTGATAGAATCGTGATCCCAGCCTAAACGGGTTTTAACGGTTACCGGAAGTTTAGTATGTTTCACCATGGCTTCGGTAAGAGAAACCATAAGATCTATATCTTTCAGGATCCCTGCACCGGCTCCTTTTGAAACCACTTTTTTAACCGGACAACCAAAATTAATATCTATGATATCCGGTCCGGATTTTTCAACGATCTCAACAGATTGAAGCATGGATTCAAGATTTGCTCCAAAGATCTGTATCCCAACGGGACGCTCCTTTTCGTATATATCCAATTTCATCGTGCTTTTCGCTGCATCGCGAATAAGCCCTTCAGACGAGATAAACTCGGTATATACAACATCGGCACCCTGTTCCTTGCAAAGCGCACGGAAAGGTGGATCACTAACATCTTCCATCGGTGCTAAAAGCAACGGGAAGTCCCCTACATCTATATTTCCAATTTTTGCCACAACCTAATTGTTTTCAGGTTGCAAAATTAAGAAATTAGATCGAAGAAAAAATTAAATGATTTAAAAGCAGGTTTTTATAATCTCTCGCGCTCCTCGGCTTCAATACTCCTTTTATTATCTTTTAACCTGAAGTTTCCAAAATTATATTTGAAGCCTACCTGAATATTCCGGTTCTCCTGGAAGGAATAAAAGCTATTGCTCTGGTTTAGATAGCTCGAGGTTAATCTGGTATTCGTAGAATTGAAAATATCATTGATATTTAGAGTAAGTTCTGCCCTGTTATCCCAAAGAACTTTCCTGAATCCAACAGATACGGTTGTCATAGGTTCAAGTTCGTAAGAGCCCGAAAGGTAATCTGTCACATGCTGTACAAAAAGAGTCCCTTCAAAAGTACCGTCTTTAGATAAGCTGAAGATATTATAGAGGTACGCCTGCAGTCCGTCAACTTCACGGGTCACTTCATCATTTCCGCTTTCTATGGCAAGAAAAGTGTTTTCCTGATGGAATAAAGATGTAAAAGCCTGTACATACCAAAAGCCGGTTAATGAACGCGCATGGAACATATCAAGACCATAACCTTTGCTTTCCTTGAGGTTTGTACTGATGTTTCGAATGGTTAAATTCTGGTTATCCTGAAACACCAAGGTTTCAGGGGATTGACCGTAATCTTTATAATAAAAATCGAAGAAATAGGAATTTTTCAGCGTATAATTCAGATTATAATTATTGCTGATGGAAGCCATCAGATCGGGATTCCCGGCATTGAAATTGGTTTCGTTCAGGAAGTATCTAAATGGATTCAGGCTTTCATATCTTGGCCTGTTTATCCTTCTGCTATAATCTAGTGTAAAACTATGGCTTTCTGAAGCATTGTATTGCAAATATGCCGTTGGGAATAATTCAAAATAATCCCTTTCATTGATCTCATTGAGGCTCAAGGATTCCCCT containing:
- the pdxA gene encoding 4-hydroxythreonine-4-phosphate dehydrogenase PdxA, translated to MKHTEMIKLGISIGDLNGIGSEIVLKTFDDPRMLDFCTPIIFASSKIINFLKKHYKLGIHFQGIDDPSKAIDGKVNVMNVWKENVNINFGEEDTEIGNYAFRSLEAATNALKKDEIDVLVTAPINKHTIQSDKFNFPGHTDYLARELEGESLMFMITDTLKVGLLTDHVALKDIATVITTELIEKKINIIQQTLKQDFRVRKPKIAVLGINPHSGDNGIIGKEDEETLKPTIQKLRDNGDLVFGPYSADSFFGSKNYKNFDAVVASYHDQGLIPFKTLSFGQGVNFTAGLSKVRTSPDHGTAFEIAGKNEANINSFKEAVFKAIEIHKAREEYKDLTANPLKKQGKKI
- a CDS encoding riboflavin synthase; translation: MFTGIVEELGKITNLERTGNNLDISIKAGMTSELKIDQSVAHNGVCLTVVSINDDEYKVTAVKETLDKTNIGDLQPGDEVNLERGMKLGDRLDGHIVQGHVDQTATCKSVIEQDGSWEFKFEYDPGLGNLTIEKGSITVNGVSLTVVNSHKNDFSVAIIPYTYEHTTFKNLKAGDIVNLEFDVIGKYVKRISEFS
- the mce gene encoding methylmalonyl-CoA epimerase is translated as MKRIEHIGIAVKDLEAANKTYNAVMGAEHYKTETVESEGVSTSFFKVGESKIELLAATNPDSPIAKFIEKRGEGIHHMAFYVDDIQAEIERLKDEGFRLLNDQPKTGADNKLVAFMHPKDANGVLIELCQDK
- the rbfA gene encoding 30S ribosome-binding factor RbfA, with protein sequence METNRQKKIGGLLQKDLADILQNSLRKSGRTGILISVSKVRVTTDLSIAKAYVSIFPSKHQDEVIEEINENKSQIKHEVAQRTKHQLRKMPDLNFYIDDSLEYIDGIEKSIKGKEDPISNPDLLDKRKKS
- a CDS encoding ABC transporter permease, producing MNFPLYIARRYLFTKSKSNAINIITIIAAIGVFAGAFSLFIVLSGFSGLRDFSLSFSNEFDPDLKAFPKQGKILNISEEQVNKLDQIKGIQNYSKIIEERVFLDYKSKNHTAFIKGVDENYQRVNNIDSAVVFGTWLTKSEPQVVLGNGISRLLDVGLYNYQNLLKIMVPKPGKGQITMTNLQSAFSTRQVIVSGIYSVNEELDDKYIFSNIGFARDLLSLKDTEYSAIEFKLKPEASAEEISEEIRSIFGTEVSIKTRAELNDALNKMLNSENLFVYLIFTLVLTIALFNVVGSIIVMILDKRENIKTLYNLGATPNQIKNIFFLQGMLMTCLGGLIGLIVAIVLIVLQMNFNLVMITPNLPYPVQMKFQNIVIVLVTIFTLGFIASYIAAGRSKKALA
- the dusB gene encoding tRNA dihydrouridine synthase DusB — its product is MAKIGNIDVGDFPLLLAPMEDVSDPPFRALCKEQGADVVYTEFISSEGLIRDAAKSTMKLDIYEKERPVGIQIFGANLESMLQSVEIVEKSGPDIIDINFGCPVKKVVSKGAGAGILKDIDLMVSLTEAMVKHTKLPVTVKTRLGWDHDSIKILEVAERLQDVGCQAISVHGRTRAQMYKGEADWAPIAEVKNNPRMHIPVFGNGDVDSPERAMEMRDKYGLDGAMIGRASIGYPWFFREVKHFFETGKHMAPPTLEERVEAARRHLQMAIDWKGEKLGVFETRRHYTNYFKGIPHFKEYRMKMVTSDDATDVFDAFDEVEKEFAGYEFA